Proteins encoded in a region of the Synechococcus sp. BIOS-U3-1 genome:
- the rpsN gene encoding 30S ribosomal protein S14: MAKKSMIARDAKRKKMVERFSAKRTALMAAFNAADGPMERLEIHRKIQALPRNSAPTRMRNRCWATGKPRGVYRDFGLCRNQLRERAHKGELPGVVKSSW, translated from the coding sequence ATGGCCAAGAAGTCGATGATCGCCCGCGATGCGAAGCGCAAGAAAATGGTTGAGCGCTTCTCAGCCAAGCGGACTGCCCTGATGGCCGCCTTCAACGCAGCGGATGGCCCCATGGAACGGCTTGAGATCCACCGCAAGATCCAGGCACTACCACGCAACAGTGCCCCTACACGCATGCGCAACCGCTGCTGGGCCACAGGTAAACCCAGAGGGGTTTACCGCGACTTCGGCCTCTGCCGCAATCAACTTCGTGAACGCGCCCACAAGGGCGAACTCCCAGGTGTCGTGAAGTCCAGCTGGTGA
- a CDS encoding M50 family metallopeptidase — translation MNVLASLLALGLLIVIHEAGHFLAARLQGIRVNGFSVGFGPALLKTEQGGVTYALRLLPLGGFVSFPEDDEESDIPKDDPDLLRNRPIPQQMLVISAGVLANLLLAWLVLVGHTATTGVPGEAGPGVMVMSVQGGEPAALSGLKPGDRILSIDAIDLGRGEQAVQAAVDPIRNSPGLPLTLQVLRNDVLTPLQLTPADQQGVGRIGAQLQEVISGSTRPVHSPLEAVSVSSQQFSGLFSRTVSGYAGLFTNFGATAQQVSGPVKIVEMGAQLSSQGGSGLALFLALISINLAVLNALPLPLLDGGQLVFLLLEGLRGRPLPERFQLAVMQSSLLLVLGLSVLLIVRDTSQLPVVRQLIGQ, via the coding sequence ATGAACGTTCTGGCCTCACTGCTGGCTCTGGGGCTGTTGATCGTCATTCATGAAGCGGGCCATTTTCTGGCTGCACGACTGCAGGGCATTCGTGTCAACGGCTTTTCTGTGGGCTTTGGACCAGCTCTGCTCAAAACCGAGCAGGGGGGTGTGACCTACGCCCTGAGATTGCTCCCTCTAGGTGGATTCGTTTCATTCCCGGAAGACGACGAAGAGAGCGACATTCCCAAAGACGATCCGGATCTGCTGCGCAATCGGCCGATTCCACAGCAGATGCTGGTGATCAGTGCTGGCGTCCTCGCCAATCTGCTGCTGGCCTGGTTGGTTCTTGTGGGACACACCGCCACCACAGGAGTCCCTGGGGAAGCAGGACCAGGAGTGATGGTGATGAGCGTGCAGGGAGGTGAGCCGGCTGCTTTGTCCGGGCTAAAACCTGGCGATCGAATCCTGTCAATCGATGCGATTGATCTTGGCCGTGGAGAGCAGGCCGTCCAGGCCGCGGTGGATCCGATTCGCAACAGCCCTGGCCTGCCGCTCACGCTGCAGGTGCTGCGCAACGATGTGCTCACACCTCTCCAGCTCACGCCTGCCGACCAGCAGGGTGTTGGTCGTATCGGCGCCCAGCTTCAGGAAGTCATCAGCGGCTCCACCCGACCAGTGCACTCACCGCTAGAAGCAGTCAGCGTGTCCAGCCAACAGTTCAGCGGGCTGTTCAGCCGAACAGTCTCGGGCTATGCAGGCTTATTCACCAATTTCGGCGCCACCGCTCAGCAGGTCTCAGGCCCGGTAAAGATTGTGGAAATGGGTGCACAACTCTCAAGTCAGGGAGGGTCGGGTCTCGCGCTCTTTCTGGCGCTGATCTCCATCAACCTGGCAGTCCTCAACGCATTGCCACTGCCGCTGCTCGATGGCGGTCAGCTGGTGTTTCTACTGCTGGAGGGGCTACGCGGACGCCCACTACCGGAACGTTTTCAGCTGGCTGTGATGCAGTCCAGTCTGCTGTTAGTCCTCGGCCTCAGTGTGTTGCTGATCGTGCGTGACACCAGCCAACTTCCTGTGGTGCGTCAATTGATCGGCCAGTGA